tactggtttggagtttttcagggtattaaccctagaaTTTAACACTAACGTCTCTTTTTCTCACTCCCCAAAAAAGCAAGGGGAgaataaagggaaaaatgacTCAGTAATCTGATTCGCACCTTGTAAATGGcactttgatttccttttgatttCGTGTTCCTCGCAGTATTTTCAATTAATCGATGTATTGTtccctttatttcttttaatctcCAATCCTTACACTTTGCTATTCAAGCAATTTATCTTTCTTGTCATTTAGGTCGATTTGGCAACATCCATTTCATGCCTTGTTCTCCAGGCTCACATGCCTTACACGTACATGCACCAGTCGATCCATCTTTGAAAACTTTATTTTGTGCAATGTGGTTGAACTCGAACTAGGGAACAaagttttgtgtttttaattttttttttttttgatcactTGACTATCAGATTTACCTAGGTCAATTTAGCACCGACTAATATGTAACTGATTATCCTATCGTGTATAATAACATTATCAACAATAAAACTTTAAGGTTTATAAACAATGTAATTTCATCATTACATACAAAATTGCATCTTTAATCATAAATAGCAGTAATTGAGattattaataattattttagttattCTATTGTGAAGAAAAcataagaaaaattccaaataagagccTTGAgtggttttattttcttaaataaggacctgaaattgacattatttcaaacaagGGCCCGAAATGCCCTCATTTTCTTATATAAAGGTCTGAAGTGGATATTGTTTCATATAAGAGCCTAAAGTGGTCATATCAGCCTCAAATAAGGATCAAAATTCACCAGCTATGATGggtaatttcatctttttagattttttctttttctttttctatttttcgtaaaaaaaactaaataaaactaaaacttaaaaaaaaaaagtgaaacacATAGGCGAGATGCCGTCGCCCCATCCCATTGGGGCGGCAATGATGGTCGACGGGGTTGTCCGTGCCTAGACAAGGATCGGCGACCTCGACCAACCGAGGTAAAGGCTTGCTTGCCCTCTCCAAGGACGGAAGAGGGCGGCAACCCTCtcccagatctgggcaagggttgcTGGCCCTCACGCCAGCCTGATGGCGCTTGCCTAGGGCTCTCAAACTTGGTTGCCTAGGCTTAGGGGtgctgggcgagggccggcgaacATTGCCCAGATTTGGGAGAGGGTTCACGCCCTCTCCCATCCTAGCCCTCACCTCTAGTTAACAGGGGTTGCGGCGACCACGCCAAAGAATTGTTGCTACCCCACCGATGATGGGGTGACGGCCACAGCCTCCCACCGTGtgttccccttctctctctaatttttttaatttttcttttttaagttttaatataattaaatttatatttatattgtgTTTGGACAAAAATGCCCCCGATCGGTTAGAATTTTTTACCGATCGGCGAGTCGATAGATCGGTAAAGattaagcccttatttgaaacagtCATAACCACTCCATGCCCTTCTTTTAGATTGATATAGCtactttaggctcttatttgaaacaaagtcctCTTTAtgtccttatttaagaaaatgagagcacattgggcccttatttggaattttcctaaaaaaaatatttgtacaTGAAATTTGCGATAATTGTGTATTACATTTGTTTAAgttattaaaagaatttcaactATTGTACTGTGAACAATATGAGAATTAGTATTATACAAAGtgtaaaatataatatattattaataagaataataacagtaagaaattattcaaatattatGATTAAGAATAATATTAACCACAGTTGTATAATATCAAACTAATCATTCTATTATTACATCATTAATACTATTTTAATGATTAATATGCATAATTTTtaacatgagagagagagatggtacTTGGGAAAAGCGATAACTGTTTTGATTATATAGCTATTACATAGGGTCATGTAATAACTATTACATAGAAACTATGAAAATGATTACAATGTATAAGCACAATCTGTAATGAGcaataaatttgtgattggtCTGTAATTTGATAATCACTAATACAAATCAAACGTGTTAAAAGTTACATGACAAGATGAAAGACTAATTTTTGCCTTGATGGGAgcttattattatcatcatcattataatGGCTTAAGTCTTAATGAGTTTCTAGTTGATGGTTATTTATGTCTCTTTTCATAAACCATCATGGAGAAGCTTAAACTTTCATATAGACATTAAGACATctgaagtgccaaaacttggcacaaaatgacacttaagtggcaaaggttaggaaagtgacacttaaatgccaaaatcggagcaaaatggatcagtCGAGTGCCAACAATgagaaaatccaaccaaaacGCTAACGTTACGATTTTCCGCGAAccaagtgcaaaacgacatcattttcgCACACCGATgtgggtaaataattaatataaaaattaattaaattaattaaaaaaaaggaggaagaaggcggCGGGTGGGGCcgagggctcgccctcgccgttGCCGCCTCCCGCCGTAGTCGAAAAGGCGAGGACTAGGGCTTGGCGAcctcggccaaccctccccgcctttccggcgacggtggggcggcgacggcgagagcCGAGCCCTCGGCCCGCCTACTTtcatcctcctcttttttttttttttttttttaaattatttttaatttaatttaattaatttttatattaaaattcgaattgtaCCAAAAGAACGTCATTTTTGTGTGTCTTTGCTGAGTCAACCTTTCAAATAAGCCATATAagtgagaaaattaataaaaaattaccacgtAAAATTTCCGATAGGATTCGCCAaatgtggcactcaagtattccatttttcataaaaagtgatacttaaatgtcacttttctaattttgacatttaaatgtCCCTCGTGCGAATTTTTGGCACTTGAGATGTTCTTTTACCTATATAAATGATATATACCTTTCTTTCGGAAAGGCTTTAATGGGCACTACAAACAATGGAGATCAATGGTACTATGTGTGTCGCCGAAAGTGGGGCAtatattctctttctctcttttaatttgtaataatttattatgagattttttaaaattaaaaaaaaaaaaaaaacggttaTTTTCGTACTATATACCATCCCATCCCTCATTCCTCCTTGTACGTCTCTTTGCGACCCCTAATGCACgactctcatttttttcttctcggtTTCCCATATCCAGCTTGCTCTTTTCTCGATCTCTCAGCTTCTTTACATCTTGTGGGGGGGCATAAATGCCTTCATGGTTGTTTCCTTTATGGTTGTCCCAACTCTTCGACAACCATTGTTGTCCCAATAGCGAGGGGACAGTATTGACAACGAGTatccacataatcacatcagtGATCGGTGTTGGAGTCCTGTCCTTGGCTTGGGCCACCGCACAGCTCGGCTGGATTGCTGGCCCTATCACCATGCTCCTGTTCGCCCTTGTCACTTGCTACACCTCCCGAATCCTCGCCGCCTGTTTCGGCCCTGAAGACCACACCTACATGGATGTCGTCACTGCCAATCTTGGTACGCTAAACTGTATTGGTGTTCAATTTTAAATTCATATACTAATGTCTCTGTGATGACCAATCAAGGTGCGTTGGGCGCTAAATCTTCTCTTTGAATAAATTCTCCAGGTGGGTTCAGAGTCAACCTTTGTGGGCTGGTTCAGTCCGTGACCGTCTTTGGGATTGCCGTCAGTTACACCATTGCATCTTCCATCCGCCTGGCGTGAGTATATTTTCAGTGAAAATTCTTGCGATTGTTTTTTCACCTGTGTCGAAAGTTATGCAAGTAGGATTGAATTTGTTGGCTCCTGAGGTCATTGCAGGAATATCCAGAGGTCCGTTTGCTTACACAAGAACGGTGTTGAATACCCGTGCCCCATCAACAGCAATCATTACAAGATTGCATTCGGCATCGTTGAAATCATCCTCTCTCAGATCCTCCCTTCAGATCAGCTGGGATGGATATCTATTGTGGCCGCTGTCATGTTCCCTTGCTACTCCATCATTGAAGTTGCCCTTGGTATTACCAAAATTAAAGGtacttgaattattttcttgcTAAACTGCTATAATTATCTTTCTGAACTATCTCCATCGGTGATAGAACCTGTAGTCTCATTTGGTCTTCTGTTCTGTTTCGTTAAATCTTCAGCGACGCGGAAAATCAGGGGAAGTCTCACTGGAATCAGCACCAGCACCGTGACCCCAACACAGAAGCTATGGGGGTGGCTTCAGGCACTTGGTGTCATGGCCTTTGCTTATGAATACTTCCTCGTCTTCCCTGAAATTCTGGTGAATAAGTCAATGTCCTCTCACATGCATGACAGAAGAAAGTACCACTGATGGTTAATAATGTAATGAAATTAAAATCGTGATATGATAAGTTTGTATATGCTCCAGGGCACGATCCAGTCCACTGCATCCAGGACGATGAAGAAGGCGAGTCTAGTCAGCATACCAGTCGCAACCCTGGTCTACATGTTATCCGGGTGCATAGGCTTCGCCGTCTCTGGCAACATGGTGCCAAGAAACCTCCTCACTGAGTTTGGCTTCTACGATCCATATTGGTTGGCCAGCATCGCCGACGGCACTCTCGTGATCCACCTCATCGGCGCGTTCCAAGTTTATTGTCAACCCCTATTCACCTTCGTCGAGAATAAGGTGAAGACGGTATTTGGGCTCGGCCCATAcaagctcttcttcttcaagttggTCTGGAGGACAGTCTTTGTGATTGCGTCCACCCTGACCTCCCTGCTCCTCCCATTCTTCATCGACATTATCGGGCTGCTCGGAGCGCTGAATCTTTGGCTCCTCACGGTCTATTTCCCGGTTCAGATGTACATTAAGAAGGAGAATATACTCAACCGGAGCACCAAATGGGTGCTCCTCCAGATTCTAAGTGTGGTTTGCTTTATCGTCTCAGTCGCTGCCGCCGCTGGCTCTATTGCTGGATTTGTTCACGACCTCAAGTCCTACAAGCCCTTCACTTCGGGCTTTTAAATGTCATGCTACTAATGTTCACGACAAGGTTAACTATGTTATTGAGTTTGCTGTGTGAGTAATGCCAGGTTAAGATTTCAGTTTCACCGTGTGATGTATTCAGGGAACGGGAAgggcatcttttttttttcttttttcttttttttggtgtggTCGGTAAGGAAGGACCTGGTTAGTCCCTGCACATTGTGATGATAGCCAACGcaaataaaatgtttaaacTCTTGTGTTACTTGTCAATGTAGATTCGAGAGcttcaagaaaaaaggaagtgGAGACGATCATTTGGTAGGCTAGAATCGAGCTGGAGCTTTCTCACCAAACGCCTTCTCAA
The window above is part of the Eucalyptus grandis isolate ANBG69807.140 chromosome 6, ASM1654582v1, whole genome shotgun sequence genome. Proteins encoded here:
- the LOC104452202 gene encoding amino acid permease 3 yields the protein MPSWLSQRFDNHCCPHCEGTVLTTSIHIITSVIGVGVLSLAWATAQLGWIAGPITMLLFSLVTCYTSQILAACFRPEDNTYMDVVTANLGGFKVELCGLVECVTVFGAAVSYTIASSIRLANIERPVCFHKHGVQHACPIKRNRCMIAVGIIEILLSQILPSDHPGWISLVAAVMSLCYSSIEVFLGIAKIKATRKIRGSLTGISTSTVTPTQKLWGWLQALGVMAFAYEYFLVFPEILGTIQSTASRTMKKASLVSIPVATLVYMLSGCIGFAVSGNMVPRNLLTEFGFYDPYWLASIADGTLVIHLIGAFQVYCQPLFTFVENKVKTVFGLGPYKLFFFKLVWRTVFVIASTLTSLLLPFFIDIIGLLGALNLWLLTVYFPVQMYIKKENILNRSTKWVLLQILSVVCFIVSVAAAAGSIAGFVHDLKSYKPFTSGF